From the Ammoniphilus sp. CFH 90114 genome, the window CGATGGTTTTTTTAGCTTAATAGGGATATGGTTTCTGCTGCTCTTTGTATGGCTTGGGTTTTGTGATCGTTTACTAACAGAGAATAAGTGGCGGAAGAAATGGACAGTCATAATCCTCATGGTCTCGCTTGGGACATTAAGTTGGACAGTTCCTTTACCCATGAATGGTGAGCTTGTCGTGATGTCTTCCTTATTTCCTATGCTTCTAGGCAGTTGGCTGTGGATGAAACAAGGTGACAATCATCGTCTTCATTTACTCACAGCCAGTTTTTTGGTTGGGGCTTCCGTTTTTCTTTTACAGCTGCTTTTACGATTAGATCCGGTGCTGATGTTTATCGAGGAGAAGTATATGATCGCTGGCTTTGTCATGGTTCTCATCTTGGTCGCAGCTAGATCTTCCATTCAGCAATTTATCCTGTTGACTCTTGGTTTAGGGTTTGGAGATCTATGTTTTCAGGCATACATGTGGGATAAGACGGGGTACTATCTGATTGGCTCTCCCTTTTTTCAGGATACCTGGTGGATTAGTTTTTACTTGCTATGGCTGATTCAATTTGTGCTTCTTTATGTAAGGTCGCCTCAGATATGGAAGCGAAAAAGAGCTGAAACGAGCTAGAAAGGAGCAGTCTTTTGGAAGAGTACACATCTGCCGTTATTATGGGAGTTGTTGTAGGGGTGATTAGCCGCTTACTGATGTTGCGTACAGATTATCGCTCTTATCCAACCTACCCCCATGGTCATGTCATTCATATTGCTTTAGGCGTAATCGCAGCTGGACTAGGTTCAGTTGCGGTACCAGCTTTTATAGAAGAGGACTTTACGGCGGTTACCTTTCTCGGACTTGCGGCTTCGCAGTTCCGTGATGTACGGAATATGGAACGAAATACCTTACAGCAACTTGATAATATGGAGCTTGTGCCAAGGGGAACGGCTTATATTGAAGGAATTGCTATGGTATTCGAAGGACGTAATTATCTCGTCATGCTATCATCCATTGTGACTACGGCAAGTACGGTTTTTTTTGGATGGCAGTGGGGGGTGATCATCGGTCTTGTTTCTCTGTTTGTAGATAAGACTTTTATGTCAGGTAAGAACGTTGCTGATATAGCAAAAGTAAAGCAAGGAACAGTTCGCATGGAGGGACAGCATCTTTACGTAGATGATATTTATATTATGAACGTGGGTCTAGAAGATACAAGAGAAAAGATTAAGAAAAATGGGGTTGGAATGATCCTGACACCAAAAAATGAAAATGGGATGGTCACCCTCGGAAACCTAGGACAACGGCAAGCCATTCTTCATGATGTAGCTACCGTACTTGGCGTATTTCG encodes:
- a CDS encoding YIEGIA family protein codes for the protein MGVVVGVISRLLMLRTDYRSYPTYPHGHVIHIALGVIAAGLGSVAVPAFIEEDFTAVTFLGLAASQFRDVRNMERNTLQQLDNMELVPRGTAYIEGIAMVFEGRNYLVMLSSIVTTASTVFFGWQWGVIIGLVSLFVDKTFMSGKNVADIAKVKQGTVRMEGQHLYVDDIYIMNVGLEDTREKIKKNGVGMILTPKNENGMVTLGNLGQRQAILHDVATVLGVFRDAGEPSLVPLIKRSLEDGRLGIFLLPQMKNVEKIKGTIERVPVLESVYRKPLEAKVNK